In Phenylobacterium koreense, one DNA window encodes the following:
- the flaF gene encoding flagellar biosynthesis regulator FlaF, producing MSLRAYQQAATRAEAPRDAEYRLFGQVTRALIVASEAPASDLATRIDAIDWNRRLWSTLARDCSEPGNQLPVEVRASIISLSLFVGRHSSEVMRGEDNFDTLIEINKIMMQALGQKSEAPVAA from the coding sequence ATGTCGCTTCGAGCTTACCAGCAAGCGGCCACGCGGGCTGAGGCCCCTCGCGACGCCGAGTACCGGCTCTTCGGTCAGGTGACGCGGGCGCTGATCGTCGCTTCGGAAGCGCCTGCCAGCGACCTGGCGACGCGGATCGACGCGATCGACTGGAATCGGCGGCTTTGGTCGACCCTGGCTCGTGACTGCTCCGAGCCGGGCAATCAGCTTCCCGTCGAGGTGCGCGCGAGCATCATTTCGCTCAGCCTCTTCGTGGGCCGCCATTCCAGTGAGGTGATGCGCGGCGAGGACAATTTCGACACCCTCATCGAGATCAACAAGATCATGATGCAGGCCTTGGGTCAGAAGTCCGAAGCGCCCGTCGCGGCCTGA
- the flbT gene encoding flagellar biosynthesis repressor FlbT, whose translation MPLKLSLKPGEKFVLNGAVVQNGDRRTTLVLQNKASVLREKDIMQPEEANSPARRIYFPMMMMYLDDASPDRYYDEFAQRLTEFMSAIGNPDVLADCVAISKHAMAREYYKALMLCRKLIEYEDKRLGNVASSLPASGHAG comes from the coding sequence ATGCCGCTGAAGCTGTCGCTGAAACCCGGAGAGAAGTTCGTTCTTAACGGGGCTGTGGTGCAGAACGGTGATCGTCGCACGACCCTGGTGCTCCAGAACAAGGCTTCGGTGCTTCGCGAAAAGGACATCATGCAGCCGGAGGAGGCGAACTCGCCGGCGCGTCGAATCTATTTCCCGATGATGATGATGTACCTCGATGACGCCTCGCCGGACCGCTATTACGACGAGTTCGCTCAGCGCCTGACCGAGTTCATGAGCGCTATCGGCAATCCCGATGTTCTTGCCGACTGCGTCGCCATTTCAAAGCACGCCATGGCCCGTGAATACTACAAGGCGCTCATGCTGTGCCGGAAGTTGATCGAATACGAAGACAAGAGGTTGGGGAATGTCGCTTCGAGCTTACCAGCAAGCGGCCACGCGGGCTGA
- a CDS encoding tetratricopeptide repeat protein, translating to MRKSIYETGPAGDAASAEGLARFSAELTNIKATKAALLHLRRGLKYAGADQFDRAEKAAMEAAALDPKLFYAWHLMGIARDKLNNRAGALEAYEKALALSPESPAIANDLGRLAYRMEMWPQAEALFRHCLAFKPGAPEASNNLGALLRTQMRYDEAIEVLKTSLLAHPREGMVWITLGTVLSDAGRFDEAVTFYEEALRLNPRDPKAHYNLSGVQFAIGQEEAAITRCLNAFPLAKQPLDGTMMRFSVGVMSLGSGDLTQGWKYYGARLEPSFNEPIHYYAKSERWTPETDIRGRHLMLFGEQGLGDEILFANVLDTVLEDLGPEGKLTMAVTDRLVSYFQRSFPDVEFSAHVTMSKEGSAHRFAPAIKDWSGIDYWAPMADMLSKYRPSVDSFPNRPQGFMKPDPERVEYWRGVLSALPGAKIGLLWTSLIINSTRHLYFSPFEDWAPVLTTPGVTFVNLQYGDRSADLEFVRERFGVEIYQPEGIDLKNDLDEVAALSAALDLVVGVSNATFNIAAAAGAPAWLISTPRVWTWLGTDRYPWYSQVKAFARGKERDWTGVMAQVAQALGEHLGHGTRLAATG from the coding sequence GTGCGCAAATCGATTTATGAAACCGGACCGGCGGGCGATGCCGCCTCGGCCGAGGGTCTCGCACGGTTCTCGGCCGAACTGACCAATATAAAGGCGACCAAGGCGGCCCTCCTGCATCTGCGGCGCGGCCTGAAATACGCTGGCGCCGACCAGTTCGACCGCGCCGAAAAGGCCGCCATGGAGGCGGCCGCCCTCGACCCCAAGCTGTTCTATGCCTGGCACCTGATGGGGATCGCCCGGGACAAGCTGAACAATCGCGCCGGGGCGCTGGAAGCCTATGAGAAGGCGCTGGCGCTTTCCCCGGAAAGCCCCGCCATCGCCAACGACCTTGGCCGCCTGGCCTACCGCATGGAGATGTGGCCCCAGGCCGAGGCGCTCTTCCGGCATTGCCTGGCGTTCAAGCCGGGCGCGCCGGAGGCCTCGAACAATCTCGGCGCCCTGCTCCGCACCCAGATGCGGTACGACGAGGCGATCGAGGTGCTCAAGACCTCGCTGCTGGCGCATCCGCGCGAGGGCATGGTCTGGATCACGCTGGGCACGGTGCTGAGCGACGCCGGCCGGTTCGACGAGGCCGTGACCTTCTATGAGGAAGCGCTGCGGCTGAACCCACGGGACCCGAAGGCCCACTACAACCTCTCCGGGGTGCAGTTCGCCATCGGTCAGGAAGAGGCGGCCATCACGCGGTGCCTGAACGCCTTTCCGCTGGCCAAGCAGCCGCTCGACGGCACCATGATGCGCTTCTCGGTCGGGGTGATGTCGCTCGGCAGCGGCGACCTGACCCAGGGCTGGAAGTACTATGGCGCCCGACTGGAGCCGAGCTTCAACGAGCCGATCCACTATTATGCGAAGAGCGAGCGCTGGACGCCGGAAACGGACATCCGCGGCCGCCACCTGATGCTCTTCGGCGAGCAGGGACTCGGCGATGAGATCCTGTTCGCCAACGTGCTGGACACGGTGCTCGAGGACCTGGGACCGGAAGGCAAGCTGACAATGGCCGTCACGGACCGCCTGGTGAGCTACTTCCAGCGCAGCTTCCCGGACGTGGAGTTCAGCGCGCATGTCACCATGTCCAAGGAGGGTTCGGCGCACCGCTTCGCGCCGGCGATCAAGGATTGGTCGGGGATCGACTACTGGGCCCCGATGGCCGACATGCTCAGCAAATACCGGCCCAGCGTGGACTCGTTCCCCAACCGGCCGCAGGGGTTCATGAAGCCTGACCCGGAGCGAGTCGAATACTGGCGCGGCGTACTGTCGGCCCTGCCCGGCGCAAAGATCGGCCTCCTGTGGACCAGCCTGATCATCAACTCGACCCGCCACCTCTACTTCTCGCCCTTCGAGGACTGGGCGCCGGTGCTGACCACGCCGGGCGTGACCTTCGTCAACCTGCAGTACGGCGACCGGAGCGCGGACCTGGAGTTCGTGCGCGAGCGGTTCGGGGTCGAGATCTACCAGCCCGAAGGCATCGACCTGAAGAACGACCTGGACGAAGTCGCCGCCCTGTCGGCCGCACTAGACCTGGTGGTCGGGGTCTCCAACGCCACCTTCAACATCGCCGCGGCGGCAGGGGCTCCGGCCTGGCTGATCTCCACGCCCCGGGTCTGGACCTGGCTCGGGACCGACCGCTACCCCTGGTACAGTCAGGTCAAGGCCTTCGCGCGTGGCAAGGAGCGGGACTGGACCGGGGTCATGGCCCAGGTCGCCCAGGCGCTCGGCGAACACCTCGGACACGGAACGCGATTGGCTGCGACGGGTTGA